Proteins co-encoded in one Haladaptatus sp. ZSTT2 genomic window:
- a CDS encoding type I 3-dehydroquinate dehydratase, whose product MNFDEFVLAASTATLSDEPDARPVADAVEYRMDLATNPRSALRDYDGELPLIATNRVHWEGGEAADDAARLDALCEAAEHDAVCAVDIELEAIESGNGERVVAAAREAETTVIVSMHDFEATPPIAELRHLLKTASDHGDVAKLACTATSLDDVLDVLFATRTFDANGRAVATMAMGEVGRHSRVVAPLYGSRIGYAPIKPEDATAPGQYDLETMRLLVDKLDSND is encoded by the coding sequence ATGAATTTCGACGAGTTCGTCCTCGCCGCGAGTACGGCGACGCTCAGCGACGAACCCGACGCCCGCCCCGTGGCCGACGCCGTCGAATACCGGATGGACCTCGCCACAAACCCCCGCTCGGCGCTCCGCGACTACGACGGCGAGTTGCCACTCATCGCGACCAACCGCGTCCACTGGGAAGGCGGTGAGGCCGCAGACGACGCAGCCCGCCTCGACGCGCTCTGTGAGGCGGCCGAACACGATGCCGTCTGCGCGGTTGACATCGAACTCGAAGCCATCGAATCGGGCAACGGCGAGCGCGTCGTTGCGGCCGCCCGTGAGGCGGAGACGACCGTCATCGTCTCGATGCACGATTTCGAGGCGACGCCACCGATTGCCGAGCTTCGCCACCTGCTAAAAACCGCGAGCGACCACGGCGACGTGGCGAAGCTCGCGTGTACGGCGACCTCGCTCGATGACGTCCTCGACGTGCTGTTCGCCACCCGGACGTTCGATGCGAACGGCCGCGCCGTAGCGACGATGGCGATGGGCGAGGTGGGCAGACACTCACGCGTCGTCGCGCCGCTGTACGGCTCGCGGATTGGCTATGCCCCAATTAAGCCGGAAGATGCGACCGCACCCGGCCAGTACGACCTCGAAACGATGCGACTGCTCGTTGACAAACTCGACAGCAATGACTGA
- a CDS encoding DNA-methyltransferase, which produces MQTDHAIYASDAREMAHVDEGAVDLVVTSPPYPMIEMWDGLFSSLDSTVESHLESGAGDDAFDAMHDALAPVWDELKRVLRPGGIACINIGDATRSIGGEFQLFPNHVAVIDAMRDRGFSVLPDILWRKPSNRLTKFMGSGMLPSNAYATLEHEYILVFRNGGTRAFDPGCAERYESAFFWEERNEWFSDLWTDVQGTGQSLDGATRERSAAYPLEIPLRLIQMYSVYGDTVLDPFWGTGTTTLAAMVAGRNSVGYELDETLIERFDDRVENVPEIASERLENRLDSHRDFVTARAATGESLDYDATHYDFAVVTKQERNILLYDVAAVEPHEDGYLVRHERHTE; this is translated from the coding sequence ATGCAGACCGACCACGCCATCTACGCGTCGGACGCCCGCGAGATGGCACACGTAGACGAGGGCGCAGTCGACCTCGTCGTCACCTCCCCGCCCTATCCGATGATCGAGATGTGGGATGGGCTGTTCTCGTCGCTCGATTCGACGGTCGAATCTCACCTCGAATCGGGCGCGGGTGACGACGCCTTCGATGCCATGCACGACGCCCTCGCCCCGGTCTGGGACGAACTCAAGCGCGTCCTCCGCCCCGGCGGCATCGCCTGCATCAACATCGGCGACGCCACCCGCTCGATTGGCGGCGAGTTTCAACTCTTTCCGAACCACGTCGCCGTCATCGACGCCATGCGCGACCGCGGGTTTTCGGTACTCCCCGACATCCTCTGGCGAAAGCCCTCGAACCGGCTGACGAAGTTCATGGGCTCAGGGATGCTTCCGTCGAACGCGTATGCGACCCTCGAACACGAGTACATCCTCGTGTTTCGAAACGGCGGCACCCGGGCGTTCGACCCCGGGTGTGCAGAACGCTACGAGAGCGCCTTCTTCTGGGAGGAACGAAACGAGTGGTTCTCAGACCTCTGGACGGACGTACAGGGAACCGGGCAGTCGCTTGACGGGGCGACCCGCGAGCGGTCTGCAGCCTACCCGCTCGAAATTCCCCTGCGCCTGATTCAGATGTATTCGGTGTACGGCGACACCGTCTTAGACCCGTTTTGGGGAACCGGAACCACGACGCTCGCGGCGATGGTCGCGGGGCGAAACTCGGTGGGCTACGAACTCGACGAGACCCTCATCGAGCGCTTCGACGACCGCGTCGAGAACGTCCCTGAAATCGCCAGCGAACGACTCGAAAACCGACTCGACTCCCACCGCGACTTCGTGACCGCCAGAGCCGCGACGGGCGAATCGCTCGACTACGACGCGACCCACTACGACTTTGCTGTCGTGACCAAACAAGAACGCAACATCTTGCTCTACGACGTCGCCGCGGTCGAACCCCACGAAGACGGCTATCTCGTCCGCCACGAGCGCCACACCGAATAG
- a CDS encoding transcription initiation factor IIB produces MREHTRTRTRANQEESEKEQESGSKLDCPECGSGKVVADSTHGETVCQDCGLVVDEGEIDRGPEWRAFDAREKDKKSRVGAPTTNTMHDKGLSTNIDWRDKDAYGKSLGSRQRAKMQRLRKWNERFRTRDSKERNLKQALGEIDRMASALGLPNNVRETASVIYRRALTEDLLPGRSIEGVATSAVYAAARQASMPRSLDEIAEVSRVEKSEIARTYRYVVRELGLEVRPADPESYVPRFASSLDLSEEAEHRARQLLRNAKEQGVHSGKSPVGLAAAAVYAAALLTNEKTTQAAVSEVADISEVTIRNRYHELLEAEQDVPMA; encoded by the coding sequence ATGAGAGAACACACTCGAACACGAACCCGAGCGAACCAAGAAGAGAGCGAGAAAGAACAGGAATCGGGCAGTAAACTCGACTGCCCAGAATGTGGCTCCGGCAAGGTCGTCGCCGACTCGACCCACGGCGAAACGGTCTGTCAGGACTGCGGTCTCGTCGTCGACGAAGGCGAAATCGACCGCGGCCCGGAGTGGCGCGCATTCGACGCCCGCGAGAAGGATAAAAAATCGCGTGTTGGCGCACCGACGACCAACACCATGCACGACAAGGGGCTTTCAACCAACATCGACTGGCGCGACAAGGACGCATACGGCAAGTCCCTTGGCAGCCGCCAGCGCGCGAAGATGCAGCGGCTTCGCAAGTGGAACGAACGCTTCCGCACCCGCGACAGCAAGGAGCGCAACCTGAAGCAGGCGCTCGGCGAAATCGACCGCATGGCCAGCGCCCTCGGTCTCCCGAACAACGTGCGCGAGACCGCCTCCGTCATCTACCGCCGCGCGCTCACCGAAGACCTCCTCCCCGGCCGCTCCATCGAGGGCGTCGCCACTTCCGCCGTCTACGCCGCCGCCCGGCAAGCGAGCATGCCCCGCAGTCTCGACGAGATTGCAGAGGTCTCCCGCGTCGAAAAGAGCGAAATCGCGCGCACCTACCGCTACGTCGTACGCGAGCTCGGCCTCGAAGTGCGCCCAGCCGACCCAGAGAGCTACGTCCCGCGCTTTGCCTCCTCGCTCGACCTCTCCGAGGAAGCAGAACACCGCGCCCGACAGCTCCTTCGCAACGCGAAAGAACAGGGCGTCCACAGCGGCAAATCGCCGGTCGGCCTCGCCGCCGCCGCCGTCTACGCCGCCGCGCTGCTCACTAACGAGAAGACGACCCAAGCCGCCGTGAGCGAAGTCGCAGACATCAGCGAAGTCACCATCCGCAACCGCTACCACGAACTGCTCGAAGCCGAGCAGGACGTGCCGATGGCGTAA
- the yjjX gene encoding inosine/xanthosine triphosphatase gives MRVGVGSQNPVKVRATERAVGDVLSTTVDAVSVDSGVSEQPYGLTETISGAENRARAVLATGEYDLGVGIEGGVAPIEGELYLVMWAAVTDGETVGKGAGPSLALPDSIATRIEAGEELGPVMDDVLDMTNVAKKQGAAGALTAGVVDREDALTHAVAGALGPFVTELY, from the coding sequence ATGCGAGTGGGCGTTGGCAGTCAGAATCCAGTCAAAGTCAGGGCGACCGAACGCGCCGTGGGCGACGTACTCTCCACGACCGTCGACGCCGTCTCGGTCGACTCGGGCGTGAGCGAACAGCCCTACGGTCTCACCGAAACCATCTCGGGCGCTGAAAATCGGGCGCGTGCGGTGCTTGCCACGGGCGAATACGACCTCGGCGTGGGTATCGAAGGCGGCGTGGCACCCATCGAAGGCGAGCTGTATCTCGTGATGTGGGCGGCCGTCACCGACGGTGAAACTGTGGGCAAAGGCGCAGGCCCGAGTCTCGCGTTGCCGGATTCTATCGCCACACGCATCGAGGCGGGCGAGGAACTCGGCCCGGTTATGGACGACGTGCTCGACATGACCAACGTGGCGAAAAAACAGGGTGCTGCGGGCGCGCTCACGGCGGGCGTCGTCGACCGCGAAGACGCACTGACCCACGCCGTGGCCGGGGCGCTTGGCCCCTTCGTCACTGAACTTTACTAG
- a CDS encoding flippase-like domain-containing protein, producing the protein MSQDVEVSVVLPAYNEEKTIEHTVKTTLDTLASFLPPGSFEVIVAEDGCDDRTPELADEMEAAYPAVRHFHSDERLGRGGALERAFEASHGSTLVYFDTDLATDMRHLEELVESVRSGEYDIATGSRWMPGKEIDRPAKRGIPSKGFNGLTRLFLRSDLLDHQCGFKAFDREALFSIMDDVEDNHWFWDTEVLVRAQKKGYRIKEFAVDWTPMEDTKVDLVRDVFGMGSQILRVWYEFSVSPKINRTTTLAAGTVLTLVALVFMTQYLDFSQVITEMEGADPVLIGVAALVYLVSWPLRGARYKDILDKLGFREKTGFLTGAIFISQTGNLVFPARLGDGVRAYVVKTRRKVPYPSGFASLAVERVFDLLTITVLAGSVFILLALTGFTSVEGFAQAITQISGERGNSGRYALYLAGFVGVAAISATALIVASARTESNYVRSFITRISNDSYADYVAGVLERFAGDVQVVANDKRAFARVGASSLLIWTLDVLTAVLVFAAFGVSLPFTTLLAVGFFAVSVGNLAKVLPLSPGGVGLYEGAFSLLVVALLPVSWELALGAAIVDHAVKNVVTVIGGVASMLLLNVSLTTAVKESRDVPDVEAVDN; encoded by the coding sequence ATGAGCCAAGACGTTGAAGTGAGCGTTGTTCTCCCCGCCTACAACGAGGAGAAAACCATCGAGCACACGGTGAAAACCACGCTCGATACGCTCGCATCATTTCTTCCCCCCGGCTCGTTCGAAGTCATCGTCGCAGAGGACGGGTGTGACGACCGCACCCCAGAACTCGCAGACGAGATGGAAGCGGCCTACCCGGCGGTTCGCCACTTCCACTCAGACGAACGACTCGGCCGCGGCGGCGCGTTAGAACGGGCATTCGAGGCGTCCCACGGCAGTACGTTGGTGTACTTCGACACGGACCTGGCGACGGATATGCGGCATCTAGAAGAACTCGTAGAGAGCGTTCGCTCCGGCGAGTACGACATCGCAACCGGGTCGCGGTGGATGCCGGGCAAGGAGATAGACCGTCCCGCAAAGCGCGGGATTCCGAGCAAGGGCTTTAACGGCCTCACGCGGCTGTTCCTGCGCTCTGACCTGCTCGACCACCAGTGTGGGTTCAAAGCGTTCGACCGCGAGGCGCTGTTCTCGATTATGGACGACGTAGAGGACAACCACTGGTTCTGGGACACGGAAGTCCTCGTTCGCGCCCAGAAGAAGGGCTACCGCATCAAGGAGTTTGCCGTCGACTGGACGCCGATGGAGGACACGAAAGTCGACCTCGTCCGCGACGTGTTCGGGATGGGCAGTCAGATTCTGCGCGTCTGGTACGAGTTCTCCGTGAGCCCGAAAATCAACCGCACCACGACGCTCGCGGCGGGGACGGTGCTCACCCTTGTCGCGCTCGTCTTCATGACTCAGTACCTCGACTTCAGTCAGGTCATCACGGAGATGGAGGGCGCAGACCCCGTCCTCATCGGGGTGGCCGCGCTTGTCTACCTCGTCTCGTGGCCGCTTCGCGGGGCACGGTATAAGGATATCCTCGACAAACTCGGCTTCCGCGAGAAGACCGGCTTTCTCACCGGCGCAATCTTCATCAGCCAGACCGGGAACCTCGTGTTCCCTGCCCGCCTCGGTGACGGGGTGCGCGCCTACGTCGTGAAAACCCGGCGGAAAGTGCCGTACCCCTCCGGCTTCGCGTCGCTCGCCGTCGAACGGGTGTTCGACTTGCTCACCATCACGGTGCTCGCCGGGTCGGTGTTCATCCTACTCGCGCTCACCGGCTTCACGAGCGTCGAAGGGTTCGCTCAAGCCATCACGCAAATCAGTGGCGAACGGGGTAACAGCGGGAGATACGCCCTCTACCTCGCCGGGTTCGTCGGCGTGGCAGCCATCTCTGCGACGGCACTCATCGTCGCCTCCGCACGCACCGAGAGCAACTACGTCCGCTCGTTCATCACCCGCATCAGCAACGACTCGTATGCGGACTACGTGGCGGGCGTCTTAGAGCGGTTCGCCGGTGACGTACAGGTCGTCGCAAACGACAAGCGAGCGTTCGCCCGCGTGGGCGCGAGTAGCCTCCTCATTTGGACGCTCGACGTGCTCACCGCCGTCCTCGTGTTCGCCGCCTTCGGCGTCTCCTTGCCGTTCACGACGCTGCTCGCGGTTGGCTTCTTCGCCGTGAGCGTCGGGAACTTGGCGAAAGTGCTGCCGCTCTCACCCGGTGGCGTCGGCCTCTACGAAGGGGCGTTCTCGCTGCTCGTGGTCGCCCTGCTCCCCGTCTCGTGGGAACTCGCCCTTGGTGCGGCTATCGTCGACCACGCGGTGAAAAACGTCGTGACGGTCATCGGCGGCGTCGCATCGATGTTGCTGCTCAACGTCTCGCTCACGACGGCGGTCAAAGAGAGCCGCGACGTGCCAGACGTCGAGGCCGTCGATAACTAG
- a CDS encoding radical SAM protein — MTDPADLQVTIVDGYVDEPAHFGVPPYISTYPRYTAGALVDAGVPEAQITYHTIDALRDEMMNWQDVEEADLLIYVGGMTVPGKYVGGTPAEPDEVKRLAWTATGTTLMGGPIRFGVGEQNEGGSDMERKDLDYDFVAKGDIEAAAHDLVESGLEGFGDRMRSNEEIDRWAANGAFVIENHPNYPEYLICEMETSRGCAYRCSFCTEPLYGNPAFRSAESVVSEVEALYNRGARHFRLGRQADILAFGGDGEKPNPDALRDLYGGIREVAPDLGTLHLDNMNPITVVKWPELSREGIRIIAKHNTPGDTAAFGLESADPVVQEENNLNVTAEQCFEAVKVVNEEAGWRPGEDPSVAPTHGEDAAARLPKLLPGINLLHGLKGETKATYQHNLDFLRRVYDEGLMVRRVNIRQVMAFAGTEMSETGAAIAKDHKKLFKKYKTQVREEIDNPMLKRVAPPGTILPNVHLEYHKDGKTFGRQLGTYPLLVAVPGERELGQSVDIAVTDHGYRSISGVCHPLDVNEASMDELMAIPGLGRQRAGDIIVNRPYTAPDDLKSQVGADVGPFIDTLLPNQ; from the coding sequence ATGACTGACCCCGCCGACCTGCAGGTTACCATCGTTGACGGCTACGTCGACGAACCGGCGCACTTCGGCGTGCCGCCGTACATCTCGACGTACCCTCGCTACACGGCGGGCGCGCTGGTAGACGCCGGGGTTCCGGAAGCCCAGATTACCTACCACACCATCGACGCCCTCCGCGACGAGATGATGAACTGGCAGGACGTGGAGGAAGCAGACCTGCTTATCTACGTCGGCGGGATGACTGTCCCCGGCAAGTACGTCGGTGGGACGCCCGCAGAACCCGACGAAGTGAAACGCCTCGCGTGGACCGCGACGGGCACGACGCTCATGGGCGGCCCCATCCGCTTCGGCGTCGGCGAACAGAACGAGGGCGGCAGCGACATGGAGCGCAAGGATTTAGACTACGACTTCGTCGCCAAAGGCGACATCGAGGCCGCAGCTCACGACCTCGTCGAAAGCGGTCTCGAAGGCTTTGGCGACCGGATGCGCTCGAACGAGGAAATCGACCGCTGGGCAGCAAACGGCGCGTTCGTCATCGAGAACCACCCGAACTACCCCGAGTACCTCATCTGCGAGATGGAGACCTCTCGGGGCTGTGCCTACCGGTGTTCGTTCTGTACCGAACCCCTCTACGGCAATCCCGCCTTCCGCTCGGCTGAGTCGGTCGTGAGCGAAGTCGAAGCGCTCTACAACCGCGGTGCGCGCCACTTCCGCCTCGGGCGACAGGCCGACATCCTCGCCTTTGGCGGCGACGGCGAGAAGCCGAACCCAGACGCCCTGCGCGACCTCTACGGCGGCATCCGCGAGGTAGCCCCCGACCTCGGGACGCTCCACCTCGACAACATGAACCCGATTACCGTCGTGAAGTGGCCCGAATTGTCGAGAGAGGGCATTCGGATTATCGCCAAACACAACACGCCCGGCGACACCGCGGCGTTCGGCCTCGAAAGCGCAGACCCCGTGGTCCAAGAAGAAAACAACCTGAACGTCACCGCAGAACAGTGTTTCGAGGCGGTGAAAGTCGTCAACGAAGAGGCGGGCTGGCGACCCGGCGAAGACCCGTCTGTCGCGCCCACCCACGGCGAGGACGCAGCAGCCCGGCTCCCAAAGCTGCTCCCCGGTATCAACCTGCTCCACGGCCTCAAAGGCGAGACGAAAGCAACCTACCAGCACAATCTGGACTTCCTCCGACGCGTCTACGACGAGGGGCTGATGGTTCGTCGGGTGAACATCCGCCAAGTCATGGCGTTTGCTGGAACCGAGATGTCCGAGACGGGTGCGGCCATCGCCAAAGACCACAAGAAGCTGTTCAAGAAGTACAAAACACAGGTGCGCGAGGAGATCGACAACCCGATGCTCAAACGGGTCGCGCCGCCGGGAACCATCCTCCCGAACGTTCACTTAGAGTACCACAAAGACGGCAAGACGTTCGGCCGCCAACTCGGGACGTATCCGCTGCTCGTCGCCGTACCGGGCGAACGCGAACTCGGGCAGTCGGTGGACATCGCGGTGACCGACCACGGCTATCGCTCGATTTCGGGCGTCTGCCACCCACTCGACGTCAACGAGGCGTCGATGGACGAGCTGATGGCGATTCCCGGGCTTGGCCGTCAGCGTGCTGGCGACATCATTGTCAATCGACCCTACACGGCGCCGGACGACCTGAAATCGCAGGTCGGCGCGGACGTTGGCCCCTTCATCGACACGCTTCTTCCCAACCAGTAA
- a CDS encoding DUF7559 family protein — protein MPKTVEVACTNDACELDMFELHYTYDMPESVTVADFICPYCGDGDSLEEITV, from the coding sequence ATGCCCAAGACCGTCGAAGTAGCCTGTACCAACGACGCCTGCGAACTCGACATGTTCGAGCTGCACTACACCTACGACATGCCAGAGAGCGTCACCGTCGCGGACTTCATCTGTCCGTACTGCGGAGACGGCGATTCGCTGGAGGAAATCACCGTATGA
- a CDS encoding Hsp20/alpha crystallin family protein, translating to MIKELGKSIGNVIVENVGRASSRVQERKPLPVDLLESDEAYLAVFDAPGATQSDIQVRFAENAIHVRVDRFRDFHDGYEMRFPGRGLSLDGSVTLPPEAEVNTDEATATLTKSGTLEVRVPKERETNVEVETDETVEIDATQGEMDDGPLDADEE from the coding sequence ATGATAAAGGAACTTGGCAAATCCATCGGCAACGTCATCGTCGAGAACGTCGGCCGCGCCTCTTCGCGCGTCCAAGAGCGAAAGCCGCTTCCCGTAGACCTCCTCGAAAGCGACGAGGCCTATCTCGCCGTCTTTGACGCGCCCGGCGCGACCCAGAGCGACATCCAAGTACGCTTTGCAGAGAACGCCATCCACGTCCGCGTAGACCGCTTTCGTGACTTCCACGACGGCTACGAGATGCGGTTTCCCGGCCGCGGCCTCTCGCTCGACGGCAGTGTCACCCTCCCACCAGAGGCCGAGGTAAACACCGACGAAGCGACCGCGACGCTCACGAAAAGCGGCACGCTCGAAGTTCGCGTGCCGAAAGAACGCGAGACGAACGTCGAAGTCGAAACAGACGAGACGGTCGAAATCGACGCCACGCAAGGCGAGATGGACGACGGACCTCTCGACGCCGACGAAGAATAA